From the genome of Burkholderia cepacia ATCC 25416:
GCCCTCCTGCTGAGCCCCTGCAAAAAAGCGGTTCGATTATGCGCACAGACGGCGTCCAGCGCAATGCGGGAAATCGGCGATAATCGAGCTTTGGCAAACCTTTCCGGCCGCGCCCGAAGCGGCCGAGAGCCATTCGGCGCCGCTGCGCCCGTTGTCACCGTGACCGACTCCAAAACACTCGCGGATCGCATCGAAGATCTGCTTCCCCAGACGCAATGCACGAAGTGCGGCTATAACGGCTGCCGGCCGTACGCCGAGGCGATCGCCGCCGGCGACGCGAACTACAACCAGTGCCCGCCCGGCGGCGCCGAAGGCATCGCGCGCCTCGCGGGCCTGCTCGGCAAGCCCGTGATTCCGTTGAACCCCGTGAACGGCAGCGAGCATCCGCGCGCCGTCGCCTTCATCGACGAAAGCCTGTGCATCGGCTGCACGCTGTGCATGCAGGCGTGCCCGGTCGACGCGATCGTCGGTGCGCCGAAGCAGATGCATACGATCGTCGAGTCGCTGTGCACGGGTTGCGACCTGTGCGTGCCGCCCTGCCCGGTCGACTGCATCGCGATGCTGCCGGTGACCGGCGAACGCACCGGCTGGGACGCGTGGTCGCAGGAACAGGCCGATGCCGCACGCGAACGCCACGACCTGCGGCTCGCGCGCCAGCGCCGCGAACGCGAAGCCGCCGAAGCGCGCGCGGCCGCACGCCGCGCGGCCAGCGCCGCGAAGCCGGCCGCGGCCTCCGCGGGAACGCCATCCGCCGCACCGGCTGCGGATGACGCCGAAGCGAAGAAGCGCGCGATCATCGCCGCCGCGCTCGAGCGTGCGCGCAAGAAGAAGGAAGAACTGTCCGGGCAAGGTGCCGGGCCGAAGAACACCGAGGGCGTGAGCGCGGCCGTCCAGGCGCAGATCGACGCCGCCGAGGCGCGCCGCAAGCGGCTCGCGGAACAGCAGGCCCAACGCGACGCCGAAGCGGCGGCCGCGAGCGGCAACGACGAAGAAAACGACGCAGGCGACGACGGCCCGTCCGCACCGCCCGACCAGAACGCTCCATGAACACCAGCAAACGACGCGCGATCTACGAAACGCTGCAGAGCCTCAATCCGCATCCGACCACCGAGCTCGAATACTCGACGCCGTTCGAGCTGCTGATCGCCGTGATGCTGTCCGCTCAGGCGACCGACGTATCGGTCAACAAGGCGATGCGGAAGATGTTTCCGGTCGCGAACACCCCGCGACAAATCGTCGCACTCGGCGAAGAAGGCGTCACCGAGTACATCAAGACGATCGGCCTGTACCGGACCAAGGCGAAGAACGTGGTCGCGACGTGCCGGATCCTGCTCGACCGCTACGACGGCGAGGTGCCGGCCGATCGCGAAGCGCTGGAAGGCCTGCCGGGCGTCGGCCGCAAGACCGCGAACGTCGTGTTGAACACCGCGTTCGGCCAGCCGACGATCGCGGTGGACACGCACATCTTCCGCGTCGCGAACCGCACGGGGCTCGCGCCGGGCAAGGACGTGCGCGCCGTCGAGGCCGCGCTCGAGAAGTTCACGCCGAAGGAGTTCCTGCAGGACGCGCATCACTGGCTGATCCTGCACGGGCGCTACGTGTGCAAGGCCCGCAAGCCCGAATGCTGGCATTGCGCGATCGAGCCGCTGTGCGAATTCAAGCCGAAGACCCCGCCGCCCAACGAGTGACGCGCAACCGCGGCCGGCCTGCCGCAAGCCGCCGGACGCCATGCGGCCCGACGCTCGACGCACGCCCCACCGGCCGCCCTCCGCCGGCAAACCGCGGCCGCGACAGCGCGTAGCCATCCGCGCCGCCGCTTTCCCCTTCCCGACTATGCGTTGGAGGTCGCGGTCGCATCGTCGGCCGCCGCGCCACCCGCGCGCACCAGCGCCAGCACGGCAGCCAGGATCGCGACGCCGCCCGCCCACTGCAGCGGCGACAGCGCCTCGCCGAACAGCAGCGCCGCCAGCGCGACCGTCACGACCGGTTCGAGCGTCGACAGCATCGACGTGCGCGCGGCCCCAAGCCGTTCGAGCCCCGCAAAGAACGCGATCATCGCCGCGACCGTCGACACGAGTGCGATCGCAAGCATCGACGCCCAGCCGCCGGCCGTCGCGGGCCAGCGCGGCGGCGCGCCGAACGCCGCGGTCCGCACGACGGCGATCGCCACGAGCGTCGCGGTCGCCGACAGGCAGATGATCGCGGTGGTCGCGAGCGGATCGACGCCTCGCGTCGCCTTCGTGCCGCCGACGATGTACAGCGAATAGATCACCGCGGCGGCCAGCGCGAGCGCGATCCCGAGCGGCTCGCCATGCCCGCCGCCGACCATCAGCGCCGAACCCGCGACGCACAGCACGAGCGCGACGGCCTTCGCGCGCGTGAGGTGCTCGCCGAGCCACCACGCGGCCAGCAGCGTGACGAAGGCCGGATACAGGTACAGCAGCAGCGCGACAAGGCTCGCCTGCGCGTGCTGCAGCGCGCTGAAGTAGCAGAACGACTGCCCGACGTAGCCGAGCGCGCCCATCGCCACGAGCGGCGCGAGCGAGCGCCCGCGCGGCCACGTGACGCGGCGATGCCGTGCGATCGCGGCGAGCACCGCGCCGCCGATCGCGAAGCGCACGATCAGCAGCCCGAGCACGTCGACACCGGCCGCATACGCGTAGCGGCCGAAGATCGCCATCGCGCCGAACGCGGCGGCGGATAGCGCGACGTAGAGCGTGCCCTGCAGGGCTGCGGACGATGGGCGAGCGGTGGCGGTCATGACGGAACGGATGAGAACGGTGCGGTGACGGGAAGCGTTGGAGTGTAACGGCGCGGCGGCCGCGAGCCTAGCCCGCGCTTACCCCGCGCTTACCCCACGCTTACCCGTTACCCGGCACCGGCGGCGCACGCCACCGGCCCGCGCCGCTCACCCGCAAGGCCCGCGGAACCCCCGCCGCTGCGGCCACGCGATCGCGCCAAACC
Proteins encoded in this window:
- the rsxB gene encoding electron transport complex subunit RsxB: MREIGDNRALANLSGRARSGREPFGAAAPVVTVTDSKTLADRIEDLLPQTQCTKCGYNGCRPYAEAIAAGDANYNQCPPGGAEGIARLAGLLGKPVIPLNPVNGSEHPRAVAFIDESLCIGCTLCMQACPVDAIVGAPKQMHTIVESLCTGCDLCVPPCPVDCIAMLPVTGERTGWDAWSQEQADAARERHDLRLARQRREREAAEARAAARRAASAAKPAAASAGTPSAAPAADDAEAKKRAIIAAALERARKKKEELSGQGAGPKNTEGVSAAVQAQIDAAEARRKRLAEQQAQRDAEAAAASGNDEENDAGDDGPSAPPDQNAP
- the nth gene encoding endonuclease III; translation: MNTSKRRAIYETLQSLNPHPTTELEYSTPFELLIAVMLSAQATDVSVNKAMRKMFPVANTPRQIVALGEEGVTEYIKTIGLYRTKAKNVVATCRILLDRYDGEVPADREALEGLPGVGRKTANVVLNTAFGQPTIAVDTHIFRVANRTGLAPGKDVRAVEAALEKFTPKEFLQDAHHWLILHGRYVCKARKPECWHCAIEPLCEFKPKTPPPNE
- a CDS encoding DMT family transporter, which codes for MTATARPSSAALQGTLYVALSAAAFGAMAIFGRYAYAAGVDVLGLLIVRFAIGGAVLAAIARHRRVTWPRGRSLAPLVAMGALGYVGQSFCYFSALQHAQASLVALLLYLYPAFVTLLAAWWLGEHLTRAKAVALVLCVAGSALMVGGGHGEPLGIALALAAAVIYSLYIVGGTKATRGVDPLATTAIICLSATATLVAIAVVRTAAFGAPPRWPATAGGWASMLAIALVSTVAAMIAFFAGLERLGAARTSMLSTLEPVVTVALAALLFGEALSPLQWAGGVAILAAVLALVRAGGAAADDATATSNA